A single genomic interval of Arthrobacter sp. NicSoilB8 harbors:
- a CDS encoding DUF5134 domain-containing protein: MFNIPAITWTLTAVLLLGGSYHVLQATRSHHVTDRVNYSLHALMNALMAAMLWNLAPSTMLAQIAVLAGAALWFIIQAVARPEFKILCAGSQGRLKCAYHSLSMAGAALMATMMGQMTTTASHEIVPPGGTSMPHAHHAMTAATPTTATATLNHLPNLAIPLTIIFATAAVVFLIFLLCARVTTTTLRHAAGPMRSVRPEHGLEALGAAVMALMFAALAA, from the coding sequence GTGTTCAATATCCCCGCAATTACCTGGACCCTCACGGCCGTGCTGCTGCTTGGCGGAAGCTATCACGTTCTGCAGGCGACACGGTCCCACCACGTCACCGACCGCGTTAACTACAGTCTCCATGCCCTTATGAACGCCCTGATGGCGGCCATGCTGTGGAACCTCGCGCCCTCGACCATGCTGGCCCAGATCGCAGTCCTCGCCGGCGCGGCACTGTGGTTTATCATTCAGGCGGTCGCCCGGCCGGAATTCAAAATACTCTGCGCCGGCAGCCAAGGCCGGCTCAAATGCGCTTACCACAGCCTCAGCATGGCCGGCGCCGCCCTCATGGCCACCATGATGGGTCAGATGACCACAACAGCGAGCCACGAAATTGTTCCGCCAGGCGGAACGTCAATGCCGCACGCCCACCACGCGATGACAGCCGCAACCCCCACTACAGCCACCGCAACCCTCAATCACCTGCCCAATCTCGCCATCCCACTGACAATCATCTTCGCCACCGCGGCAGTGGTTTTCCTTATCTTTTTACTGTGTGCCCGGGTAACGACAACCACTCTCCGCCACGCGGCGGGGCCAATGCGCTCCGTCCGCCCAGAACACGGACTCGAAGCCCTCGGCGCCGCAGTCATGGCCCTGATGTTCGCCGCCCTGGCCGCATGA